In a single window of the Candidatus Zixiibacteriota bacterium genome:
- a CDS encoding Rieske 2Fe-2S domain-containing protein — protein MGVAYVPVARAGELAVGAMKEVDLGGRAVVIARTASRYFAFARECPHEGADLKNGGELLEGEKLRCNNHGYCFDLNSGDCLVPQGGPPLTVLAVEERGEEVCIRLEW, from the coding sequence ATGGGGGTCGCCTACGTTCCGGTGGCCCGCGCCGGCGAGCTGGCCGTCGGCGCGATGAAGGAGGTGGATCTCGGAGGCCGGGCCGTCGTGATCGCGCGCACCGCCAGCCGCTACTTCGCGTTCGCCAGGGAATGCCCGCACGAAGGTGCGGATCTGAAAAACGGAGGAGAGCTGCTGGAAGGCGAGAAGCTCAGATGCAACAATCACGGCTACTGCTTCGACCTCAACTCCGGAGACTGCCTGGTGCCGCAGGGCGGTCCGCCGCTGACGGTGCTGGCCGTCGAGGAGCGCGGGGAGGAGGTCTGCATTCGCCTGGAATGGTAG
- a CDS encoding TraB/GumN family protein — MRTNRIVRLPAAARLLCLLFLLPALAGAQAPASSGKSFLWEVRSDRSRVFLLGSIHFLRGEDYPLQQTIEESFARAKKVVLEIELDGAAPERIQQLTLEKGLFRNGKTLRQSVAPETYELARSRAKELGVDVETLEPFKPWVVALTLASLKLKKLGYDPSLGVDRYLARRAKEANKPLAGLETAEFQIALFDGFSAREQEQMLLQTLREMDLLDKSVERIVQSWRTGDAAALADLMLASMRQYPEVHRKLIEDRNRRWVPQIERLLAEGDDALVVVGAAHLVGEAGVLELLRARGYRVEQK, encoded by the coding sequence ATGAGGACAAACCGGATCGTCCGGCTCCCGGCGGCGGCCCGGCTTCTCTGTCTTCTCTTCCTGTTGCCGGCGCTCGCCGGGGCCCAGGCCCCCGCGAGCTCCGGGAAGAGTTTTCTCTGGGAGGTGCGCTCGGACCGCAGCCGCGTTTTCCTGCTGGGCTCGATCCATTTCCTCAGGGGGGAAGACTACCCGCTGCAGCAGACGATCGAGGAAAGCTTCGCGCGCGCGAAGAAGGTCGTGCTGGAGATCGAACTCGACGGCGCGGCTCCCGAGAGGATCCAGCAGCTCACGCTGGAAAAGGGGCTCTTCCGGAACGGCAAGACTCTCCGGCAGAGCGTCGCCCCGGAAACCTACGAGCTGGCGCGTAGCCGGGCGAAGGAGCTGGGCGTCGATGTGGAAACGCTGGAGCCGTTCAAACCGTGGGTGGTGGCTTTGACCCTTGCCAGCTTGAAGCTCAAGAAGCTCGGTTACGACCCGAGCCTGGGCGTCGACCGCTACCTGGCGCGGCGGGCGAAGGAAGCGAACAAACCGCTTGCGGGGCTGGAGACGGCCGAGTTCCAGATTGCCCTGTTCGACGGGTTTTCCGCGCGCGAACAGGAGCAGATGCTGCTGCAGACGCTGAGGGAAATGGACCTGCTCGACAAAAGCGTGGAGCGGATCGTACAATCGTGGCGTACCGGAGACGCCGCGGCGCTGGCGGACCTCATGCTGGCGAGCATGCGGCAGTACCCCGAGGTGCATCGTAAGCTCATCGAGGACCGCAACCGGCGGTGGGTACCGCAGATCGAGCGGCTGCTGGCGGAGGGAGACGATGCTCTCGTCGTCGTCGGGGCGGCTCATCTCGTCGGCGAGGCCGGCGTGCTGGAGCTGTTGAGGGCTCGGGGCTACCGGGTGGAGCAAAAGTGA